The Myxococcus fulvus genome has a window encoding:
- a CDS encoding serine/threonine protein kinase, translating into MTLLAGTQIGKYVVRRKLAEGGMAEIYLCTARGAEGFEKEVVIKRVRAFLASDPEFVGMFIAEARLASRLNHANVVQIFDFDKHEDTYYLAMEYVRGCSLWELRRKCKELMEPMPPMLVAHIGAEVARGLHYAHRLKVNGHPLDLVHRDVTPHNVLLSYDGAVKLTDFGIAKAGKKLTQPGMLKGKFAYMSPEQSRGEDVDSRTDLFALGVVLWEMLTGGRLFDGDSELAVLRAVQHSVIPPPARLNPEVPAELDAVVMRALERDPAARFQTAGELERALAQCVLRHARSVDDTDLAGFLRRLFPTTPTMALPAVQERTQVLPGEQGPEGDDEDVAPLAPSRREPTAVMRPGRTGGAAPSSPDEDFDASTFVLPRRDEAVMEAPLVPLPPMATPMLPLPAVASSPVPRRPTPLPPVAVPLASVRPSRPEGTPSVPLPLEKETSGVSAVPARTPSRPGDVAAVARQDSSAERDDASEGAATSSPGPEGAPELVDDGALDRDPSGAWAQRDASQGRARSSTGGHVAALDARAGGPQSLSGSEVPTVTDSSPGSASTSKSRRPRTWPLVGSLGLALLVSALVVTKDRWGSVPAGTQTPSDSAVKTPPEAVAARDPAPSEFSARGGTGPTPTPPKTGAETGDSASPVAEPSSADSEAEVEGMKREEALAAGPAPSKGESVPEPSSQATASTGTLLVRATPYATVFLDGRKLGEVSGRATFKLAPGTYKLLFHHPAGEKLFVVTISAGSTVTREFRPPRGR; encoded by the coding sequence TTGACGCTCCTCGCCGGTACGCAGATCGGCAAGTACGTCGTCCGCCGCAAGCTCGCGGAGGGCGGGATGGCGGAGATCTACCTCTGCACCGCCCGGGGCGCGGAGGGCTTCGAGAAGGAAGTGGTCATCAAGCGGGTGCGCGCGTTCCTGGCGAGCGACCCGGAGTTCGTGGGGATGTTCATCGCGGAGGCTCGGCTGGCCTCGCGGCTCAACCACGCGAACGTGGTGCAGATCTTCGACTTCGACAAGCACGAGGACACGTACTACCTGGCGATGGAGTACGTGCGCGGCTGCTCGCTGTGGGAGCTGCGGCGCAAGTGCAAGGAGCTGATGGAGCCGATGCCGCCGATGCTGGTGGCGCACATCGGCGCGGAGGTCGCCCGGGGGCTGCACTACGCGCACCGGCTGAAGGTGAACGGGCATCCGCTGGACCTGGTGCACCGCGACGTGACGCCGCACAACGTGCTGCTCTCGTACGACGGCGCGGTGAAGCTGACGGACTTCGGCATCGCCAAGGCGGGCAAGAAGCTCACGCAGCCTGGGATGCTCAAGGGCAAGTTCGCGTACATGTCCCCGGAGCAGTCCCGGGGCGAGGACGTGGACTCGCGCACGGACCTGTTCGCGCTGGGCGTGGTGCTGTGGGAGATGCTGACGGGCGGGCGGCTGTTCGACGGGGACTCGGAGCTGGCGGTGCTGCGCGCGGTGCAGCACAGCGTCATCCCGCCTCCGGCGCGGCTCAACCCGGAGGTTCCCGCGGAGCTGGACGCGGTGGTGATGCGCGCGCTGGAGCGAGACCCGGCCGCGCGGTTCCAGACGGCGGGAGAGCTGGAGCGCGCCCTGGCGCAGTGCGTGTTGCGGCACGCCCGCTCCGTGGATGACACGGACCTGGCGGGCTTCCTGCGGCGGCTGTTCCCCACGACGCCCACCATGGCGCTGCCCGCGGTGCAGGAGCGCACGCAGGTGCTGCCGGGCGAGCAGGGGCCCGAGGGGGACGACGAGGACGTCGCGCCGCTGGCTCCGTCGCGCAGGGAGCCCACCGCGGTGATGAGACCGGGGCGCACGGGTGGGGCGGCGCCGTCCTCGCCCGACGAGGACTTCGATGCGTCCACCTTCGTGCTGCCCCGGCGCGACGAGGCCGTGATGGAGGCGCCCCTCGTCCCGTTGCCGCCCATGGCCACGCCGATGCTGCCGCTGCCGGCGGTGGCGTCGTCGCCGGTGCCTCGGCGGCCCACTCCGCTTCCGCCCGTGGCCGTGCCGCTGGCCTCGGTGCGCCCGAGCCGTCCGGAGGGGACACCCTCGGTTCCGCTGCCTCTCGAGAAGGAGACCTCCGGTGTGTCGGCGGTGCCCGCTCGGACGCCGAGCCGACCGGGCGATGTGGCCGCTGTCGCGCGACAGGACTCCAGCGCGGAGCGTGATGACGCGTCCGAGGGGGCGGCGACGTCATCGCCCGGGCCGGAAGGCGCTCCGGAGCTCGTCGATGATGGCGCGCTGGACCGAGACCCCTCGGGAGCTTGGGCGCAACGAGACGCGAGCCAGGGCCGTGCGCGGTCATCGACGGGCGGACATGTCGCGGCGCTCGATGCGCGGGCAGGGGGGCCACAGTCCCTGTCGGGCAGTGAGGTCCCCACCGTCACCGATTCATCGCCGGGCAGCGCATCGACGTCGAAGTCGCGGCGGCCGAGGACGTGGCCGCTCGTCGGCAGCCTGGGCCTGGCGCTGCTCGTGTCCGCCCTCGTGGTGACGAAGGACCGATGGGGCTCGGTGCCGGCGGGCACGCAGACTCCTTCTGACTCCGCGGTGAAGACTCCGCCCGAGGCCGTTGCTGCTCGGGACCCCGCGCCGAGCGAGTTCAGCGCGCGTGGCGGCACGGGGCCGACGCCCACCCCGCCGAAGACTGGAGCGGAGACCGGTGACTCCGCGAGCCCGGTGGCGGAGCCCTCGTCCGCCGATTCCGAAGCCGAGGTCGAGGGAATGAAGCGCGAGGAGGCGCTCGCGGCGGGACCGGCTCCCTCGAAGGGAGAGTCCGTCCCCGAGCCCTCGTCGCAGGCCACCGCGAGCACGGGCACGCTGCTCGT
- a CDS encoding serine/threonine-protein kinase, with amino-acid sequence MTIETYGRYQLLKRLAMGGMAQLYLARQQGPEGFEKLVVVKRILPHLAENDDFVKMFLDEARIAARLNHANVVQIFDLGAQDDSFFIAMEYIHGDDLRRIWKQSEAMGQPVPVPLVCRILIEACSGLDYAHKRTDPSTGRPLGIVHRDVSPQNILVTFEGGVKVVDFGIAKAADQATVTRSGVLKGKYSYMSPEQAAGQRVDCRADIFALGVVLYELLTCTRLFKRPSDIQTLAAVAECKVLPPSQVNPRVPQDLDAIVLKALAKDPVDRYQEAVHLQLALEDWLSANRLPSSTAHVAVYMKDIYAERLASEARSGEVPMEDSDPASGSGRQEQGPRRSGLRPSLSRSAVAPEGETAALRPRGQTRNTGRIELESPAGRLTGQRRALESSSAPERASRSGLGAVPAAPRVEEDAPTMDGRAASRATLTDIKAATEPKPEGRPPTRAVPVVVHHGHHVEEDAPTLAMPELASTPSRPSRLALPEVASPSRPSRLALPVSREEDEEQEEDAPTLSLGMSRPGRKKGAARTGEVSQATTSRLGWWIPAVGLGLVVLVLLWAWMKPGEPAPVQARLETEPAGARVVFDGRELSERTPLTLPGMPEGRYALVVSLEGYQELRTELEVQASGPVPLGVLKLVSVAPAEKKPAPVAVPEPPPVEAPPAQVAQKVRLRLESQPAQALVYVDGRQQGAAPLVVESAPGVALAVRVEAARHHPLERTVTVGSGPEQVERFTLQPEARVAPVVTPPRPPRQEVRAETRMAKVRFAVRPWAEVTCGGKKLGETPFEAVELRVGSYDCKFFNPDLKKTLSRRIEVKPIDLNVVSVKFE; translated from the coding sequence GTGACCATTGAAACGTATGGCAGGTACCAGCTCCTGAAGCGACTCGCCATGGGCGGGATGGCGCAGCTTTATCTCGCGCGCCAGCAGGGCCCGGAGGGCTTCGAGAAGCTGGTGGTGGTGAAGCGGATCCTCCCGCACCTCGCGGAGAACGACGACTTCGTCAAGATGTTCCTGGACGAGGCGCGCATCGCCGCGCGGCTGAACCACGCGAACGTGGTGCAGATCTTCGACCTGGGCGCGCAGGACGACTCGTTCTTCATCGCCATGGAGTACATCCATGGCGACGACCTGCGGCGCATCTGGAAGCAGTCGGAGGCGATGGGGCAGCCGGTGCCGGTGCCGCTGGTGTGCCGCATCCTCATCGAGGCGTGCTCGGGGCTGGACTACGCGCACAAGCGCACGGACCCGTCGACGGGGCGGCCCCTGGGCATCGTCCACCGCGACGTGTCCCCGCAGAACATCCTGGTGACGTTCGAGGGTGGGGTGAAGGTGGTGGACTTCGGTATCGCCAAGGCGGCGGACCAGGCCACCGTCACGCGCTCGGGCGTGCTGAAGGGGAAGTATTCGTACATGTCGCCGGAGCAGGCCGCGGGTCAGCGCGTGGACTGCCGGGCGGACATCTTCGCCCTGGGCGTGGTGCTGTACGAGCTGCTCACCTGCACGCGCCTGTTCAAGCGCCCCAGCGACATCCAGACCCTGGCGGCGGTGGCCGAGTGCAAGGTGCTGCCGCCCTCGCAGGTGAACCCCCGCGTGCCGCAGGACCTGGACGCCATCGTCCTCAAGGCGCTCGCGAAGGACCCGGTGGACCGCTACCAGGAGGCGGTCCACCTGCAGCTGGCGCTCGAGGACTGGCTGAGCGCGAACCGGCTGCCCTCGTCCACGGCGCACGTCGCCGTGTACATGAAGGACATCTACGCGGAGCGGTTGGCGTCGGAGGCGCGCTCGGGCGAGGTGCCGATGGAGGACTCCGACCCCGCGTCGGGCTCCGGGCGCCAGGAGCAGGGCCCGCGCAGGAGCGGGCTGCGGCCGTCGCTGTCGCGCTCGGCGGTGGCGCCCGAGGGTGAGACGGCGGCGCTGCGGCCTCGTGGGCAGACGCGGAACACGGGGCGCATCGAGCTGGAGTCACCGGCGGGCCGGCTGACGGGCCAGCGCCGGGCGTTGGAGTCGTCGTCCGCGCCGGAGCGGGCGTCGCGCTCGGGGCTGGGCGCGGTGCCGGCGGCGCCCCGGGTGGAGGAGGACGCGCCGACGATGGACGGACGCGCGGCCTCCAGGGCCACGCTGACGGACATCAAGGCGGCCACCGAGCCCAAGCCGGAGGGCAGGCCGCCGACGCGGGCCGTGCCCGTCGTGGTGCATCACGGCCACCACGTGGAGGAGGACGCGCCCACGCTGGCGATGCCGGAGCTGGCGTCGACGCCGTCGCGGCCGTCCCGGCTGGCGCTGCCGGAGGTGGCGTCACCCTCGAGGCCCTCCCGCCTGGCGCTGCCAGTGTCGCGTGAGGAGGATGAGGAGCAGGAGGAGGACGCGCCCACCTTGTCGCTGGGCATGTCGCGGCCGGGGCGCAAGAAGGGCGCGGCGCGCACGGGTGAGGTGTCGCAGGCGACCACGTCACGGCTGGGCTGGTGGATTCCCGCGGTGGGGTTGGGGCTGGTGGTGCTGGTGCTGCTGTGGGCCTGGATGAAGCCGGGCGAGCCGGCGCCGGTGCAGGCTCGGCTGGAGACGGAGCCCGCCGGCGCGCGGGTGGTGTTCGACGGGCGCGAGCTGTCGGAGCGCACGCCGCTGACGCTGCCGGGGATGCCGGAGGGGCGCTACGCGCTCGTGGTGTCGCTGGAGGGCTACCAGGAGCTGAGGACGGAGCTGGAGGTCCAGGCCTCGGGGCCGGTGCCGCTGGGCGTGCTGAAGCTGGTGTCGGTGGCGCCGGCGGAGAAGAAGCCCGCGCCGGTGGCCGTGCCGGAGCCGCCGCCCGTGGAGGCGCCTCCCGCGCAGGTCGCCCAGAAGGTCCGCCTGCGGCTGGAGTCGCAGCCCGCGCAGGCGCTCGTGTACGTGGATGGGCGCCAGCAGGGGGCGGCGCCGCTGGTGGTGGAGTCCGCGCCCGGCGTGGCGCTGGCCGTCCGGGTGGAGGCCGCCAGGCATCACCCGCTGGAGCGCACCGTGACGGTGGGCTCGGGGCCGGAGCAGGTGGAGCGCTTCACGCTGCAGCCGGAGGCGAGGGTGGCCCCGGTGGTGACGCCTCCCCGTCCGCCCAGGCAGGAGGTCCGCGCGGAGACGCGGATGGCGAAGGTGCGCTTCGCCGTCAGGCCGTGGGCCGAGGTGACGTGTGGGGGGAAGAAGCTGGGCGAGACGCCCTTCGAGGCGGTAGAGCTGCGCGTTGGCAGCTACGACTGCAAATTCTTCAATCCCGACCTCAAGAAGACGCTCAGTCGACGTATCGAAGTGAAGCCCATCGACTTGAACGTCGTGAGCGTGAAGTTCGAATAG
- a CDS encoding choice-of-anchor D domain-containing protein: MGIWALAVLGLVAGCADRERSTLADGRLTATPGGMDFQKVALYDARETEISLRNVGRAPVDVNEVWVEGPEGAYRAEFTSDVPHSLVPGSAASLKVRFAPTKEGGQPAMLVVRSDTRIEPLLRIPLTGSGVDAWARVSPRSLDFGRIEAESSKTLALSLENPTELAVEVTPRLVGADKDEFVAKSVVVEPGATVDLPIQFNPVKVGRKQVALAITPCRGCADVPVLVAAESLEQAVVAEPPVVDFAAVPVDREAFRESRIRNISTEPMTVNQLTLDGLDLSYSQANTGFPLVLQPGEVRGFQLRYSPGHMGPAEDMARYHVVSKRHPTTDVKLKGFGGAAELCVSPVTYDFGTQPLGSKTRVMVNVKNCGSSNAGALTLESLTWQPDPAGTAQFNNTPLAMPHTLQPGQEINIPVFYEPTRTGSASGVLVMTTNAYSAATVQMDFRGTALAHAPCELAITPMALDFGTVPPGRGAVLGVKLENKGRDLCPVKNIQLRDSDGGVFRMPGGDLFGVIIYPGDWFSFQVAVQMPVTGGTFAGTLQVEQMEPANPVVLVPLLANAQATCLIPSPWYVDWGVARRDCPPEPREVNYLNACTMPVSVSNVWIGPGTTDGEFSVSGVPTPLPFTLQPGEAFTVDLDYTAQVYGMNLSPLFVSSDDLAAPLLVPLIGESSKRTDKTDHFTQQDVSKVDVLFVVDNTASMVEEHPRLVSAIPSFVDAALAKQVDLHVAVTTTGIASVSNACPGGAQGGEAGRFFPTDNARPRILTQATPNLTTLLQQNVQVGQCAQVEQGFEAMRRALSPPLVNNADDPRTALPRDGNLGFLRDAAALVVVFVGDEDDHSPDAVDTYVAWAQQLKGQNQPQRATFYAIAPTAAACGTAGGTGTRYAEATARTGGEVMNVCAANYGPLLSAVANKAFSAQDRFPLSDSPEPGSVTVTVNGAPVTTGWRYDAPSNSVVFTNVPAPGAKVSITYRRSCDAG, encoded by the coding sequence TTGGGCATTTGGGCCCTCGCGGTGTTGGGGCTGGTTGCGGGGTGCGCGGACCGTGAGCGCTCGACGCTCGCGGACGGGCGGTTGACGGCGACCCCGGGTGGGATGGATTTCCAGAAGGTGGCGCTCTACGACGCGCGCGAGACGGAGATCTCCCTGCGCAACGTGGGACGTGCGCCGGTGGACGTGAACGAGGTCTGGGTGGAGGGGCCGGAAGGCGCCTACCGGGCGGAGTTCACCAGCGACGTGCCCCACAGCCTGGTGCCGGGGAGCGCGGCGTCGCTGAAGGTGCGCTTCGCGCCGACGAAGGAGGGCGGCCAGCCGGCGATGCTGGTGGTGCGCTCGGACACGCGCATCGAGCCGCTGTTGCGCATCCCCCTCACGGGCTCGGGCGTGGACGCGTGGGCGCGGGTGTCGCCGCGCTCGCTGGACTTCGGGCGCATCGAGGCGGAATCCAGCAAGACGCTGGCGCTGTCGCTCGAGAACCCCACGGAGCTGGCGGTGGAGGTCACGCCCCGGCTGGTCGGCGCGGACAAGGACGAGTTCGTGGCGAAGTCCGTGGTGGTGGAGCCGGGCGCCACGGTGGACCTGCCCATCCAGTTCAACCCCGTGAAGGTGGGCCGCAAGCAGGTGGCGCTGGCGATCACCCCGTGCCGGGGCTGCGCGGACGTGCCGGTGCTGGTGGCGGCCGAGTCGCTGGAGCAGGCGGTGGTGGCCGAGCCCCCCGTCGTCGACTTCGCCGCGGTGCCGGTGGACCGCGAGGCCTTCCGCGAGTCGCGCATCCGCAACATCAGCACCGAGCCCATGACGGTGAACCAGCTCACGCTGGACGGGCTGGACCTCTCCTATTCGCAGGCGAACACGGGCTTCCCGCTGGTGCTCCAGCCCGGCGAGGTGCGCGGCTTCCAGCTGCGCTACAGCCCCGGCCACATGGGGCCCGCGGAGGACATGGCGCGCTACCACGTGGTGAGCAAGCGCCACCCGACGACGGACGTGAAGCTCAAGGGCTTCGGCGGCGCGGCGGAGCTGTGCGTGTCGCCGGTGACGTACGACTTCGGCACGCAGCCGTTGGGCTCGAAGACGCGCGTCATGGTCAACGTGAAGAACTGCGGCTCGTCCAACGCGGGCGCGCTCACGCTGGAGTCGCTCACCTGGCAGCCGGACCCCGCGGGCACAGCGCAGTTCAACAACACGCCGCTGGCCATGCCGCACACGCTGCAGCCGGGGCAGGAGATCAACATCCCCGTCTTCTACGAGCCCACGCGCACGGGCTCCGCGTCGGGCGTGCTGGTGATGACGACGAACGCGTACTCCGCGGCCACGGTGCAGATGGACTTCCGCGGCACGGCCCTGGCGCACGCGCCCTGCGAGCTGGCCATCACGCCCATGGCGCTGGACTTCGGCACGGTGCCGCCGGGACGGGGCGCGGTGCTGGGCGTGAAGCTGGAGAACAAGGGGCGGGATTTGTGCCCCGTGAAGAACATCCAGCTGCGCGACAGCGACGGCGGTGTGTTCCGCATGCCGGGTGGGGACCTCTTCGGCGTCATCATCTACCCGGGCGACTGGTTCAGCTTCCAGGTGGCGGTGCAGATGCCCGTCACCGGCGGCACCTTCGCGGGCACGCTGCAGGTGGAGCAGATGGAGCCGGCCAACCCCGTGGTGCTGGTGCCGCTGCTCGCCAACGCGCAGGCGACGTGCCTCATCCCGTCGCCCTGGTACGTGGACTGGGGCGTGGCGCGGCGCGACTGTCCGCCCGAGCCGCGCGAGGTGAACTACCTCAACGCGTGCACCATGCCCGTGTCGGTGTCCAACGTGTGGATTGGCCCCGGCACCACGGACGGTGAGTTCTCCGTGAGCGGCGTGCCCACGCCCTTGCCCTTCACGCTGCAGCCGGGCGAGGCCTTCACCGTGGACCTGGACTACACCGCGCAGGTGTACGGCATGAACCTGTCGCCCCTGTTCGTGAGCTCCGACGACCTGGCCGCGCCGCTCTTGGTGCCGCTCATCGGCGAGTCCTCCAAGCGCACGGACAAGACGGACCACTTCACCCAGCAGGACGTGAGCAAGGTGGACGTGCTCTTCGTCGTGGACAACACCGCGTCCATGGTGGAGGAGCACCCGCGGCTCGTGTCGGCGATTCCGTCCTTCGTGGACGCGGCCCTGGCCAAGCAGGTGGACCTGCACGTGGCCGTCACGACGACGGGCATCGCGTCCGTCTCCAACGCGTGCCCGGGCGGCGCGCAGGGTGGCGAGGCCGGCCGCTTCTTCCCGACGGACAACGCCCGGCCGCGCATCCTCACCCAGGCCACGCCCAACCTGACGACGCTGCTCCAGCAGAACGTGCAGGTGGGGCAGTGCGCCCAGGTGGAGCAGGGCTTCGAGGCGATGCGTCGGGCGCTGTCGCCGCCCCTGGTGAACAACGCGGATGACCCGCGCACGGCCCTGCCGCGCGACGGCAACCTGGGCTTCCTGCGCGACGCGGCCGCCCTGGTGGTGGTGTTCGTGGGCGACGAGGACGACCACTCGCCGGACGCGGTGGACACCTACGTGGCGTGGGCCCAGCAGCTCAAGGGGCAGAACCAGCCCCAGCGCGCGACGTTCTACGCCATCGCCCCCACGGCGGCGGCGTGCGGCACCGCGGGCGGCACGGGCACGCGCTACGCGGAGGCCACCGCGCGCACCGGCGGCGAGGTGATGAACGTCTGCGCGGCCAACTACGGGCCGCTCCTGTCGGCGGTGGCCAACAAGGCCTTCTCCGCGCAGGACCGCTTCCCGCTGAGCGACTCGCCGGAGCCGGGCAGCGTGACGGTGACGGTCAACGGCGCCCCGGTGACGACGGGCTGGCGCTACGACGCGCCCTCCAACAGCGTGGTCTTCACCAACGTGCCGGCCCCCGGCGCCAAGGTGTCCATCACCTACCGCCGCTCGTGCGACGCCGGGTGA
- the pssA gene encoding CDP-diacylglycerol--serine O-phosphatidyltransferase, with protein sequence MTTEQPRARRPRRHFSMIRTFVLADFVTLGNGFAGAGTILAAMQYLATGQVHWMWVAFALMPLALVMDFLDGRIARWRFKKSPLGADLDSLADVISFGMAPAALAFAVGMRGALDVAVLLYFVACGISRLARFNVTSAELADPTGKVKYFEGTPIPTSLALVMVLAAATYMGRIGDSLLWGTWEVGPLVMHPLVLLYAASGSAMISKTLRIPKI encoded by the coding sequence ATGACGACCGAGCAGCCGCGAGCCCGCCGCCCGCGCCGCCACTTCTCGATGATCCGCACCTTCGTGCTCGCCGACTTCGTGACGCTGGGCAACGGCTTCGCGGGAGCGGGGACCATCCTCGCCGCGATGCAGTACCTGGCGACGGGGCAGGTGCATTGGATGTGGGTGGCCTTCGCGCTGATGCCCCTGGCGCTGGTGATGGACTTCCTGGATGGACGCATCGCCCGGTGGCGCTTCAAGAAGTCGCCGCTGGGGGCGGACCTGGACTCGCTGGCGGACGTCATCTCCTTCGGGATGGCGCCGGCGGCGCTGGCGTTCGCGGTGGGGATGCGCGGGGCGCTGGACGTGGCGGTGCTCCTGTACTTCGTGGCGTGCGGCATCAGCCGGCTGGCGCGCTTCAACGTCACGTCAGCGGAACTGGCCGACCCGACGGGGAAGGTGAAGTACTTCGAGGGCACGCCCATCCCCACCAGCCTGGCCCTGGTGATGGTGCTGGCGGCGGCCACCTACATGGGGCGCATCGGGGACTCGCTCTTGTGGGGCACCTGGGAGGTGGGCCCGCTGGTGATGCACCCGTTGGTGCTGCTGTACGCGGCCAGCGGCAGCGCGATGATCTCCAAGACGCTGCGCATCCCGAAGATTTGA